In Eubalaena glacialis isolate mEubGla1 chromosome 3, mEubGla1.1.hap2.+ XY, whole genome shotgun sequence, the following are encoded in one genomic region:
- the LCK gene encoding tyrosine-protein kinase Lck, whose translation MCIIMYYYQPQWCSCCCAEAQRRTVKCSGSQQGELGPAAGTLGSVSFGTMGCSCSSNPEDDWMENIDVCENCHYPIVPLDGKAMLSIWNGSEVRDPLVTYEGSNPPASPLQDNLVIALHSYEPSHDGDLGFEKGEQLRILEQNGEWWKAQSVTTGQEGYIPFNFVARANSLEPEPWFFKTLSRKDAERQLLAPGNTHGSFLIRESESTTGSFSLSIRDFDQTQGEVVKHYKIRNLDKGGFYISPRITFPGLHELVRHYMNSSDGLCTRLSRPCQTQKPQKPWWEDEWEVPRETLKLVERLGAGQFGEVWMGYYNGHTKVAVKSLKQGSMSPDAFLAEANLMKQLQHQRLVRLYAVVTQEPIYIITEYMENGSLVDFLKTSAGIKLTINKLLDMAAQIAEGMAFIEERNYIHRDLRAANILVSDTLSCKIADFGLARLIEDNEYTAREGAKFPIKWTAPEAINYGTFTIKSDVWSFGILLTEIVTHGRIPYPGMTNPEVIQNLEQGYRMVRPDNCPDELYHLMMLCWKELPEDRPTFDYLRSVLEDFFTATEGQYQPQP comes from the exons GGACCATGGGCTGTAGCTGCAGCTCAAACCCTGAAGATGACTGGATGGAAAACATCGATGTATGTGAGAACTGCCATTACCCCATAGTCCCACTGGATGGCAAGGCCATG CTGTCCATCTGGAATGGCTCTGAAGTGCGGGATCCACTGGTCACCTACGAGGGCTCCAACCCCCCAGCTTCTCCACTGCAAG ACAACCTGGTTATCGCCCTGCACAGCTATGAGCCTTCCCACGATGGAGACCTGGGCTTCGAGAAGGGTGAACAGCTACGTATCCTGGAGCA GAACGGCGAGTGGTGGAAGGCGCAGTCCGTGACCACGGGCCAGGAAGGTTACATCCCCTTCAACTTTGTGGCCAGAGCGAACAGCCTGGAGCCCGAACC CTGGTTCTTCAAGACCCTGAGCCGCAAGGACGCGGAGAGGCAGCTCCTGGCGCCCGGGAACACGCACGGCTCCTTCCTGATCCGAGAGAGTGAAAGCACCACGG gatCGTTTTCACTGTCCATCCGGGACTTCGACCAGACCCAGGGAGAAGTGGTGAAACATTACAAGATCCGTAACCTGGACAAAGGCGGCTTCTACATCTCCCCCCGCATCACTTTTCCTGGCTTGCATGAGCTGGTCCGCCATTACATGA ATTCTTCGGACGGGCTGTGCACGAGGTTGAGCCGCCCCTGCCAGACCCAGAAGCCCCAGAAGCCGTGGTGGGAGGATGAGTGGGAGGTTCCCAGGGAGACGCTGAAGCTGGTGGAGCGGCTGGGGGCTGGCCAGTTCGGAGAGGTGTGGATGG ggtACTACAACGGGCACACGAAGGTGGCAGTGAAGAGCCTGAAGCAGGGCAGCATGTCCCCCGATGCCTTCCTGGCCGAGGCCAACCTCATGAAGCAGCTGCAACACCAGCGGCTGGTCCGGCTCTACGCGGTGGTCACCCAGGAGCCCATCTATATCATCACGGAATACATGGAGAATG GGAGCCTCGTGGATTTTCTCAAGACCTCCGCAGGCATCAAGCTGACCATCAACAAACTCTTGGACATGGCAGCCCAA ATTGCAGAGGGCATGGCATTCATTGAAGAGCGGAATTACATCCATCGTGACTTGAGGGCCGCCAACATCCTGGTGTCTGACACCCTGAGCTGCAAGATCGCAGACTTTGGCCTAGCACGCCTCATTGAGGACAATGAGTACACAGCCAGGGAGG GGGCCAAGTTTCCCATTAAGTGGACAGCACCAGAAGCCATTAACTATGGGACATTCACCATCAAGTCGGACGTGTGGTCTTTCGGGATCCTGCTGACGGAGATTGTCACTCATGGCCGCATCCCTTACCCAG GGATGACCAATCCTGAGGTGATTCAGAACCTGGAGCAAGGCTACCGCATGGTACGACCTGACAACTGTCCAGATGAGTTGTACCACCTTATGATGCTGTGCTGGAAGGAGCTCCCGGAGGACCGGCCCACCTTTGACTACCTGCGCAGCGTGCTGGAGGACTTCTTCACAGCCACAGAGGGCCAGTACCAGCCGCAGCCCTGA